CATAAGCTTCTCCACCTCTTATCTCTACGGTAGATTTGTACTCAAAAACAACCCCTGGGCCGGTGCTCTTATGGTGCTCTCGGTTTATCCTAACACCGCGGCTTTAGGCTTTCCAATAGCGAGCCTCTTTCTGAAGGATATAACGCCGGCTATCCTATACTCAACTACCAATTCGATGATAGTGATTCCAATTGTTACATTTATAGCAGCCCATTACTCGAGCGGGGGAGCGAACGTTGGGGACAGTCTCATGAAAGCCCTCAAGTTCCCTCCAACATTGGCGAATCTTCTAGCCCTTGGCCTCGTCATCGCTGGGATCAGTCTCCCCAACTGGTTCATTGGGCCTTTAACGACAATCGGCTGGCTCAGTATCCCGCTCCTTCTCATCTACTTCGGCTCGAGGATAACGTTGAGGGCCTTTGAGATGAGAAAGCTCCTCGAGGTGGGGGCTTTTCGAATAGTGGTTCCTTTCATTTTTGTTTTCCTTACTCTTCACTGGGCGAGTAGAAGCGTCCTCTACTCCGTTTTGGTGGAGGCGAGCATGCCACCGGCCATAGCGGCCAACGCGATTCTGGCGCAGTACAGGCTCAAGGCCAATGAAGCGATAAGCGTTACCTTCGTACTAACCCTCTTGGTCATTGGACTCTTCGTTGCCCTAAGGTTCATGACTGGCTTAGGTTAATCTTTTAACTCCATCCATCGTTTTAACCTTGGTGATAACATGGAGAGGGTCGTCGAAATTCTGCGCGAAATACTTGAGATACCTTCGCCAACGGGCTACACGAAGGAGGTTCTGGAGCACATTGAGAAGAAGCTCAACGAAGCGGGGATAAAGACCTACTATACAAACAAGGGTGCCCTGATAGCGGGAAACCACCCGGAGCCGGAGCTTGTGGTGGCGGGTCACGTTGACACGCTTGGAGCTATGGTCAAGGGGGTTCTCCCGGACGGAAACCTGAGCTTCACGCGCGTCGGAGGGCTTCTCCTCCCAACGTT
The DNA window shown above is from Thermococcus sp. and carries:
- a CDS encoding transporter, with amino-acid sequence MNIIEMLALIGFGYLLKLMVRKERPFDWLRFITNDILLAFFVFGNVASKDLAYLLSIKTVFLYVFLIIAISFSTSYLYGRFVLKNNPWAGALMVLSVYPNTAALGFPIASLFLKDITPAILYSTTNSMIVIPIVTFIAAHYSSGGANVGDSLMKALKFPPTLANLLALGLVIAGISLPNWFIGPLTTIGWLSIPLLLIYFGSRITLRAFEMRKLLEVGAFRIVVPFIFVFLTLHWASRSVLYSVLVEASMPPAIAANAILAQYRLKANEAISVTFVLTLLVIGLFVALRFMTGLG